A genome region from Flavobacterium sp. CFS9 includes the following:
- the rplB gene encoding 50S ribosomal protein L2, whose product MSVRKLKPITPGQRFRVVNGYDAITTDKPERSLIAPIKNSGGRNSQGKMTMRYTGGGHKQRYRIIDFKRTKVGIPATVKSIEYDPNRTAFIALLAYADGEKTYIIAQNGLKVGQKLVSGPESQPEIGNTLPLSRIPLGTVISCIELRPGQGAVIARSAGTFAQLMARDGKYATIKMPSGETRLILLTCSATIGAVSNSDHQLVVSGKAGRTRWLGRRPRTRPVAMNPVDHPMGGGEGRSSGGHPRSRNGLPAKGYRTRSKKNPSNKYIVERRKK is encoded by the coding sequence ATGTCAGTAAGAAAATTAAAACCTATTACCCCAGGTCAGCGATTTAGAGTTGTGAATGGTTATGACGCCATTACAACTGATAAGCCGGAACGCTCTTTGATAGCGCCGATAAAAAACTCTGGAGGTAGAAATAGTCAAGGAAAGATGACCATGCGTTATACGGGTGGTGGTCACAAGCAGAGATATCGTATTATTGATTTCAAAAGAACTAAAGTTGGAATTCCGGCTACTGTGAAATCAATCGAATACGATCCAAATCGTACTGCATTTATCGCTTTGTTGGCTTATGCTGATGGAGAGAAAACTTATATTATCGCTCAAAACGGATTGAAAGTTGGTCAGAAATTAGTTTCTGGTCCAGAATCTCAACCAGAGATTGGTAATACATTACCTTTAAGCAGAATTCCTCTTGGAACTGTTATATCTTGTATTGAGTTACGTCCAGGACAAGGAGCAGTTATTGCTCGTTCAGCTGGAACTTTTGCTCAGTTAATGGCAAGAGACGGAAAATACGCTACAATTAAAATGCCATCTGGAGAGACAAGATTAATCTTGTTAACATGTTCGGCTACAATTGGAGCTGTTTCTAATTCTGATCACCAATTAGTTGTATCTGGAAAAGCAGGTAGAACAAGATGGTTAGGAAGAAGACCTAGAACTAGACCAGTAGCGATGAACCCAGTTGATCACCCTATGGGAGGTGGTGAAGGACGTTCTTCTGGAGGGCACCCACGTTCAAGAAACGGATTGCCAGCTAAAGGTTACAGAACTCGTTCTAAGAAAAACCCGAGTAACAAGTATATCGTAGAACGTAGAAAGAAATAA
- the rplW gene encoding 50S ribosomal protein L23 yields MSIIIRPIVTEKVTKESEVLNRFGFVVDKKANKVQIKKAVEAAYGVTIVSVNTMNVRPDRTTKYTKSGLISGKTNAIKKAIVQVQEGETIDFYNNI; encoded by the coding sequence ATGAGTATCATAATTAGACCTATAGTAACAGAAAAAGTAACCAAAGAAAGTGAAGTTTTAAACCGCTTCGGATTCGTTGTTGACAAAAAAGCAAACAAAGTTCAAATTAAGAAAGCTGTTGAAGCTGCTTATGGAGTAACTATCGTTTCAGTTAACACGATGAACGTAAGACCGGACAGAACTACAAAATACACTAAAAGTGGTTTAATCAGTGGAAAGACAAATGCTATTAAAAAAGCAATTGTACAAGTACAAGAAGGAGAAACAATTGATTTTTACAACAATATCTAA
- the rplD gene encoding 50S ribosomal protein L4, protein MEVKVLDFNGKDTGRKVQLSDSVFAIEPNNHAVYLDVKQYLANQRQGTHKAKERAEVTGSTRKIKKQKGTGTARAGSIKNPLFKGGGTIFGPRPRSYSFKLNKGLKRLARKSAFSIKAKESNIIVLEDFNFETPNTKNFTNVLKALGLENKKSLFVLGETNKNVYLSSRNLKASNVVTSSELSTYAILNTNNLVLLEGSLELIEENLSK, encoded by the coding sequence ATGGAAGTAAAAGTATTAGATTTCAACGGAAAAGATACTGGAAGAAAAGTTCAACTTTCTGATTCAGTATTCGCAATTGAGCCAAACAATCACGCTGTATACCTTGATGTAAAGCAATATCTTGCTAATCAAAGACAAGGGACTCACAAAGCTAAAGAAAGAGCTGAAGTGACAGGAAGTACACGTAAGATTAAAAAACAAAAAGGAACTGGTACAGCTCGTGCGGGAAGTATCAAAAATCCATTGTTTAAAGGTGGTGGAACAATTTTCGGACCAAGACCAAGAAGTTATTCATTTAAATTGAATAAAGGCTTGAAAAGATTGGCAAGAAAATCAGCTTTCTCAATCAAAGCAAAAGAGTCGAATATTATCGTTCTTGAAGACTTTAATTTTGAAACGCCAAACACTAAAAATTTCACTAATGTTTTGAAAGCTTTAGGGTTAGAAAATAAAAAATCTCTATTTGTGTTGGGAGAGACGAATAAAAATGTATATTTGTCGTCACGCAATTTAAAGGCTTCTAATGTCGTAACTAGCTCAGAATTAAGCACTTACGCTATTTTAAACACTAACAATTTAGTGCTTTTAGAAGGTTCTTTGGAGTTAATCGAAGAAAATTTAAGTAAATAA
- the rplC gene encoding 50S ribosomal protein L3, producing MSGLIGKKIGMTSIFDENGKNIPCTVIEAGPCVVTQVRTKGVDGYEALQLGFDDKNEKHSTKAALGHFKKAGTVAKKKVVEFQDFATEQKLGDLIDVSIFSEGEFVDVQGVSKGKGFQGVVKRHGFGGVGQATHGQHNRLRAPGSVGASSYPSRVFKGMRMAGRMGGDNVKVQNLRVLKVVAEKNLLVVKGCIPGHKNSYVIIQK from the coding sequence ATGTCTGGGTTAATTGGTAAGAAAATCGGCATGACTAGTATCTTCGACGAAAACGGGAAAAACATTCCTTGTACAGTAATCGAAGCTGGACCATGCGTTGTTACCCAAGTCAGAACCAAAGGTGTTGACGGGTACGAAGCGTTGCAACTTGGTTTCGATGACAAAAACGAGAAACATTCCACTAAAGCGGCTTTAGGTCACTTTAAAAAAGCTGGAACTGTTGCTAAGAAAAAAGTCGTTGAATTTCAAGATTTTGCAACTGAGCAAAAATTAGGAGATCTTATTGATGTTTCTATTTTTTCTGAAGGAGAATTTGTAGATGTACAAGGTGTGTCTAAAGGTAAAGGTTTTCAAGGGGTTGTTAAACGTCACGGATTTGGTGGTGTTGGACAGGCAACTCACGGTCAACACAACCGTTTAAGAGCACCAGGTTCTGTGGGGGCTTCTTCTTATCCGTCTAGAGTATTCAAAGGAATGCGTATGGCTGGAAGAATGGGAGGAGACAATGTAAAAGTTCAAAACCTTAGAGTTTTAAAAGTAGTGGCTGAAAAGAACCTGCTTGTTGTTAAAGGATGTATTCCTGGGCACAAAAACTCTTATGTAATCATTCAGAAGTAA
- the rpsJ gene encoding 30S ribosomal protein S10 has product MSQKIRIKLKSYDHMLVDKSAEKIVKTVKTTGAVVTGPIPLPTHKKLFTVLRSPHVNKKAREQFEVMSYKRLIDIYSSSSKTIDALMKLELPSGVEVEIKV; this is encoded by the coding sequence ATGAGTCAAAAAATCAGAATAAAACTAAAGTCTTACGATCACATGTTGGTAGATAAATCTGCTGAAAAGATCGTAAAAACAGTAAAAACTACTGGTGCAGTTGTAACAGGTCCAATTCCATTGCCAACGCACAAAAAACTTTTCACTGTGTTACGTTCTCCGCACGTTAACAAAAAAGCGAGAGAGCAATTTGAAGTAATGTCATACAAGAGATTAATTGATATTTATTCATCTTCATCTAAAACTATTGATGCTTTAATGAAACTTGAATTGCCAAGTGGGGTTGAAGTAGAGATAAAAGTATAA
- the fusA gene encoding elongation factor G has product MARDLKYTRNIGIAAHIDAGKTTTTERILFYTGKSHKIGEVHDGAATMDWMAQEQERGITITSAATTCTWNFPTEQGKVLPESLPYHFNIIDTPGHVDFTVEVNRSLRVLDGLVFLFSAVDGVEPQSETNWRLADQYRVPRMGFVNKMDRQGSNFLGVCGQVKDMLKSNAVAITLPIGDEADFKGIVDLVKNQAIVWHDETQGATFDIVDIPADMVDDVKHYRSILIEEIATYDENLLDKYMEDENSITEEEINNALRAATIDMAIIPMLAGSSFKNKGVQFMLDAVCKYLPSPLDKEGIEGIHPDDADLLEEDQTKILRKPDVKEPFAALAFKIATDPFVGRLAFFRAYSGRLDAGSYVLNTRSGNKERISRIYQMHANKQNPIEFIEAGDIGAAVGFKDIKTGDTLCDEKNPIILESMKFPDPVIGIAIEPKTKADVDKMGMALAKLAEEDPTFTVRTDEASGQTIISGMGELHLDILVDRMKREFKVEVNQGEPQVEYKEAFTKSAQHRETYKKQSGGRGKFGDIVFRIEPADEVDGKVPVGLQFVNEVKGGNVPKEYIPAVEKGFREAMKTGPLAGYAVDSLKVTLLDGSFHPVDSDALSFELAARMGYKESGRAAGAVILEPIMKIEVITPEENMGDIVGDLNRRRGQVNDMGDRNGAKTIKADVPLSEMFGYVTTLRTLSSGRATSTMEFSHYAETPSNISEAVIKKAKGNA; this is encoded by the coding sequence ATGGCTAGAGATTTAAAATATACAAGAAATATCGGAATTGCTGCTCATATTGATGCTGGTAAAACAACAACTACTGAGCGTATTCTTTTTTATACTGGAAAGTCACACAAAATTGGTGAGGTACACGATGGTGCTGCAACAATGGACTGGATGGCACAAGAGCAGGAAAGAGGTATTACAATTACTTCTGCTGCTACGACTTGTACTTGGAATTTTCCAACAGAGCAAGGTAAAGTGCTTCCGGAATCATTGCCTTACCACTTTAATATTATTGATACTCCTGGGCACGTTGACTTTACTGTAGAGGTAAATCGTTCTTTACGTGTATTGGATGGTTTAGTTTTCTTATTTAGTGCAGTTGATGGTGTTGAGCCTCAGTCTGAAACTAACTGGAGGCTTGCTGATCAATATAGAGTTCCTCGTATGGGATTCGTAAACAAAATGGACCGTCAGGGATCTAACTTCCTTGGGGTTTGTGGGCAGGTTAAAGATATGTTGAAATCGAATGCGGTTGCAATTACTTTGCCTATTGGTGATGAGGCTGATTTCAAGGGTATCGTTGACTTAGTAAAAAATCAGGCTATTGTATGGCATGATGAAACTCAGGGAGCTACTTTTGATATTGTTGATATCCCGGCTGATATGGTTGATGATGTTAAGCATTACCGTTCTATTCTTATCGAAGAAATTGCTACTTATGATGAAAATCTTTTAGATAAGTACATGGAAGATGAGAACTCTATTACAGAGGAAGAAATCAACAACGCTTTAAGAGCTGCTACAATCGACATGGCAATCATTCCTATGCTTGCAGGTTCTTCTTTCAAAAACAAAGGAGTTCAGTTCATGTTAGATGCAGTTTGTAAATATTTACCATCTCCTTTGGATAAAGAAGGTATTGAAGGAATTCACCCTGATGATGCTGATTTATTAGAAGAAGATCAAACTAAAATCTTGCGTAAGCCAGATGTAAAAGAGCCGTTTGCTGCTTTGGCATTTAAAATTGCTACTGACCCATTCGTAGGTCGTTTAGCTTTCTTCCGTGCTTACTCTGGTCGTTTAGATGCTGGTTCTTATGTTTTAAATACTCGTTCTGGTAACAAGGAGAGAATTTCTCGTATTTACCAAATGCACGCTAACAAACAAAATCCAATTGAATTTATTGAGGCTGGAGATATTGGAGCTGCTGTAGGATTTAAAGATATTAAAACTGGAGATACTTTATGTGATGAGAAGAATCCAATTATCTTGGAATCTATGAAATTCCCTGATCCGGTAATTGGTATCGCTATCGAGCCTAAAACTAAAGCTGACGTTGATAAAATGGGTATGGCTTTGGCAAAATTAGCTGAAGAGGATCCAACGTTTACTGTAAGAACTGATGAGGCTTCAGGTCAAACTATTATTTCTGGTATGGGTGAGCTTCACTTGGATATCTTAGTTGATCGTATGAAACGTGAGTTCAAAGTAGAGGTTAATCAAGGTGAGCCTCAGGTTGAGTATAAAGAAGCGTTTACAAAATCTGCTCAGCATAGAGAAACTTACAAAAAACAATCTGGAGGTCGTGGTAAATTCGGTGATATCGTATTTAGAATCGAGCCTGCTGATGAAGTTGATGGTAAAGTTCCTGTTGGATTACAGTTTGTTAATGAGGTAAAAGGAGGTAACGTTCCTAAGGAGTATATTCCTGCTGTTGAAAAAGGCTTCCGTGAGGCTATGAAAACAGGTCCATTAGCTGGATACGCTGTTGATAGTTTAAAAGTGACTTTATTAGACGGATCTTTCCACCCTGTGGATTCTGATGCTCTTTCTTTCGAATTAGCTGCAAGAATGGGGTATAAAGAATCAGGACGTGCTGCCGGAGCTGTTATTTTGGAGCCAATCATGAAAATCGAGGTTATTACTCCTGAAGAAAACATGGGTGATATCGTAGGTGACTTGAACCGTCGTAGAGGTCAGGTTAATGATATGGGTGACAGAAATGGGGCTAAAACTATTAAAGCTGATGTGCCTTTATCTGAAATGTTTGGATATGTTACAACATTGAGAACATTGTCTTCAGGTAGAGCTACTTCAACAATGGAGTTTTCTCACTATGCAGAAACGCCTTCTAATATTTCAGAAGCGGTAATTAAAAAAGCAAAAGGTAACGCTTAA
- the rpsG gene encoding 30S ribosomal protein S7: protein MRKRAAKKRPLLPDPRFNDQLVTRFVNNLMWDGKKSTAFKVFYDAIDIIETKKQNDEKTSLEIWKDALTNVMPHVEVRSRRVGGATFQIPMQIRPDRKISMAMKWLILYSRRRNEKSMAQRLASECLAAAKEEGAAVKKRMDTHKMAEANKAFSHFRF, encoded by the coding sequence ATGAGAAAAAGAGCGGCAAAGAAAAGACCACTTTTACCAGATCCAAGGTTTAATGACCAATTGGTAACACGTTTCGTGAACAACTTAATGTGGGATGGTAAGAAATCTACAGCTTTCAAAGTATTTTATGATGCAATTGATATCATCGAAACTAAAAAGCAAAATGATGAGAAAACTTCATTAGAAATCTGGAAAGATGCTTTAACAAACGTTATGCCTCACGTAGAAGTACGTAGCCGTAGAGTAGGTGGAGCTACATTCCAAATTCCAATGCAGATTCGTCCAGACAGAAAAATTTCTATGGCAATGAAGTGGTTAATACTTTATTCAAGAAGAAGAAATGAAAAATCTATGGCACAACGTTTAGCGTCAGAATGTTTAGCAGCTGCTAAAGAAGAAGGTGCTGCGGTTAAGAAAAGAATGGATACTCACAAAATGGCAGAAGCTAACAAAGCATTCTCTCACTTTAGATTTTAA
- the rpsL gene encoding 30S ribosomal protein S12, whose protein sequence is MPTIQQLVRTGRTQITKKSKSVALDSCPQRRGVCTRVYTTTPKKPNSAMRKVARVRLTNGNEVNAYIPGEGHNLQEHSIVLVRGGRVKDLPGVRYHIVRGALDTSGVAGRTQRRSKYGAKRPKEAKK, encoded by the coding sequence ATGCCAACAATTCAACAATTAGTAAGAACAGGAAGAACTCAGATCACTAAGAAGAGTAAATCGGTTGCTTTAGATTCTTGTCCTCAAAGAAGAGGGGTTTGTACGCGTGTTTACACTACTACACCAAAAAAACCAAACTCTGCAATGCGTAAAGTTGCGCGTGTACGTTTGACAAATGGTAATGAGGTGAATGCTTACATCCCAGGAGAAGGACATAATCTACAAGAGCACTCGATAGTATTAGTGCGAGGTGGAAGGGTAAAAGATTTACCAGGTGTTAGATATCATATCGTTCGTGGAGCGCTTGACACGTCAGGAGTTGCAGGAAGAACGCAAAGAAGATCTAAGTACGGTGCTAAACGCCCAAAAGAAGCAAAAAAGTAA
- a CDS encoding SusC/RagA family TonB-linked outer membrane protein: MKPKFNGFLVLLLVLFAQLTFAQERAVSGTVTDDAGMPLPGVSVQIKGTKTGTQTDFDGKYTIKATSSQILVFSYIGMKTQEIAASSSQVSTKLSGDAQQLEGVVVTTAMGIKREKKSLGYASQQISGKDVNGGAGSTNVSNLLSGKAAGVEVQRNNNFGGSTNVVIRGNKSLTGNNQALWVIDGVPIDNSNSNVSSQQVGGGGYDYGNNASDINQEDIESINILKGAAATALYGSRAANGVVMVTTKKGKSDNKIGFSFSSGFTNGSVDKSTFPKYQNRYGSGYGFGSSFLGTGTPDTVDTSNDASDGDAFNNQPVYQWDAFTPFSPNYGKATPWTAAKNGPITFFNNAHTFVNSIALEKSTDRSSLSLTYVNTNQTGILPNSELKKNQISARFSQKVTDKLTANAYAAVTLQSTVGRNSTGYNDNIMGNFRQWWQTNTDVQAQKDVYFASGGQNITWNWTDPTDPSGLTPAYWDNPYFTRYQNYSSDDRTRLFSYASLNYEITPWLSALGRVSLDTYKQLQEERRAVGSISTGFGLSPVNESSGYQRNDINFQEINYDFMLNFNKKIGEDISLNGVIGTNIRRNKRDNVLSSTIGGLVTPGIYALSNSRLDLPFPKEAKVSSGVNGIYAQGSIGYLDTYFIDASIRRDVSSTLPDNNNSYVYPAVSGSFLFSNVVKADWLNLGKFRVNYAEVGNDADALQLNNTYTRVPNFQGQPLYTNSLLLPFRSINKNPDLKPERTRSFEVGLETSLLNRRLGFDVTYYKTNSVDQIVAAAVSSGSGFTNALVNGGNIENKGFEIQLNGTPIKTKDFSWEIIVNWSNNRSKVITLPNGLDNLQLGAFQGGVTVNAAPGEAYGALKGTDFVYTNGQPTIDQTTGKYMITTSSSNTIGNITPDWIGGVRNKFTYKNLTFGFLIDTQKGGDIFSLDMYYGLASGLYKETAVGDIRENGLLNPGVAPNGTPNTVKTKGGSIANSMGYQAAPNKAFIYDASFVKLREVSITYNFPKSMFENTFINSASASLVGSNLWIIHKNLPYADPESGLSSGNSSRGYSVGSLPTTRDIGFNLTFKF, translated from the coding sequence ATGAAACCAAAGTTCAATGGATTTTTAGTACTACTTTTAGTACTATTCGCGCAGTTAACCTTTGCGCAAGAAAGAGCCGTTTCGGGAACTGTTACTGATGATGCAGGTATGCCACTACCAGGTGTAAGTGTACAAATCAAAGGAACCAAAACCGGCACACAAACCGATTTTGATGGTAAATACACCATCAAAGCAACATCAAGTCAAATTTTAGTATTTAGCTACATCGGCATGAAAACGCAGGAAATTGCCGCAAGCTCATCACAAGTAAGCACGAAACTGTCCGGAGACGCTCAACAATTGGAAGGCGTTGTAGTAACCACGGCGATGGGTATTAAAAGAGAAAAAAAATCTTTAGGTTATGCTTCTCAACAAATTTCAGGAAAAGATGTTAACGGTGGAGCAGGAAGCACCAACGTTTCCAATTTATTATCAGGTAAAGCCGCAGGTGTAGAAGTTCAAAGAAACAACAACTTCGGAGGTTCTACAAACGTTGTAATCAGGGGTAATAAATCACTTACCGGAAATAACCAGGCTCTTTGGGTTATTGACGGGGTGCCAATTGACAACTCCAACTCAAACGTTTCTTCACAACAAGTTGGTGGCGGTGGTTACGATTACGGTAACAATGCTTCAGATATCAATCAGGAAGACATCGAAAGCATCAACATCCTTAAAGGAGCTGCTGCAACAGCATTATACGGCTCCAGAGCTGCAAATGGAGTTGTAATGGTCACTACTAAAAAAGGTAAATCAGATAACAAAATTGGGTTTTCGTTCTCAAGCGGATTCACAAACGGGAGTGTCGACAAATCAACTTTTCCTAAATACCAAAACAGATATGGATCAGGATATGGTTTCGGATCGTCCTTTTTAGGAACAGGTACTCCAGACACTGTAGACACTTCAAATGACGCATCTGACGGAGATGCTTTTAACAATCAACCAGTTTACCAATGGGATGCTTTTACACCATTTTCTCCAAACTACGGAAAAGCCACCCCTTGGACAGCTGCAAAAAACGGCCCTATCACTTTCTTTAATAATGCACATACATTCGTTAACAGTATTGCATTAGAGAAATCAACCGACAGATCAAGCTTATCTTTAACCTATGTAAACACAAATCAAACTGGTATTCTTCCAAACAGTGAATTGAAAAAAAATCAGATAAGTGCAAGATTTAGCCAAAAAGTTACCGATAAACTTACTGCTAATGCTTATGCTGCCGTTACACTACAAAGTACTGTTGGTAGAAACTCAACAGGTTACAACGATAACATTATGGGCAACTTCAGACAATGGTGGCAAACCAACACTGATGTTCAGGCACAAAAAGATGTTTACTTTGCATCAGGCGGTCAAAACATAACATGGAACTGGACGGATCCAACTGACCCTTCAGGTCTTACACCAGCATACTGGGACAATCCTTATTTCACACGTTATCAAAATTATTCTTCTGATGACAGAACCCGTTTATTCAGCTACGCTTCCCTTAATTACGAGATCACCCCTTGGTTAAGCGCATTAGGAAGAGTATCTCTTGACACTTACAAACAACTTCAGGAAGAAAGAAGAGCTGTCGGATCAATTTCTACAGGATTTGGTCTTTCTCCGGTAAACGAATCTTCAGGGTATCAAAGAAACGACATCAACTTTCAGGAAATCAACTATGATTTCATGTTAAACTTCAACAAAAAGATTGGTGAAGACATCAGTTTAAATGGAGTAATTGGAACCAACATCAGAAGAAACAAAAGAGACAATGTCCTTTCTTCAACAATTGGAGGCTTAGTTACACCTGGAATATATGCTTTATCTAACTCACGCTTAGATTTACCATTTCCAAAAGAAGCCAAAGTATCATCCGGTGTTAACGGAATCTACGCACAGGGGTCTATTGGCTATTTAGACACTTATTTTATAGATGCTTCCATTAGGAGAGATGTGTCTTCTACTTTACCTGACAATAACAACTCTTATGTTTACCCAGCAGTTTCAGGATCATTCCTTTTCTCAAACGTAGTAAAGGCAGACTGGTTAAATCTTGGAAAATTCAGAGTAAACTATGCTGAAGTAGGAAATGATGCAGATGCGCTTCAACTAAACAATACCTACACAAGAGTTCCTAATTTTCAAGGACAACCTCTTTACACAAACTCTTTATTACTTCCATTCCGTAGTATCAACAAAAATCCGGACCTTAAACCAGAAAGAACAAGATCTTTTGAGGTTGGTTTAGAAACAAGTTTATTAAACAGACGTCTAGGATTTGACGTTACCTACTACAAAACAAATTCAGTTGACCAGATCGTTGCGGCAGCAGTATCTTCAGGATCCGGCTTTACAAATGCACTTGTTAACGGTGGAAATATCGAAAACAAAGGTTTTGAGATTCAATTAAACGGAACTCCAATTAAAACAAAAGACTTTAGCTGGGAAATAATTGTAAACTGGTCAAACAACAGAAGTAAAGTTATCACATTACCAAATGGACTTGACAACCTTCAATTAGGTGCATTCCAAGGTGGTGTTACAGTTAACGCTGCTCCTGGCGAAGCTTATGGTGCCCTAAAAGGAACCGATTTCGTTTATACAAACGGACAACCTACAATAGATCAAACTACAGGAAAGTACATGATCACTACATCTTCAAGCAACACAATCGGAAATATTACTCCGGACTGGATTGGTGGTGTTAGAAATAAATTTACTTACAAGAATTTAACTTTTGGATTCTTAATTGACACTCAAAAAGGTGGAGACATCTTCTCATTAGACATGTACTATGGACTTGCTTCTGGATTATATAAAGAAACAGCTGTGGGAGACATTAGAGAAAATGGTCTTTTAAATCCTGGAGTTGCTCCTAACGGAACTCCAAACACTGTAAAAACAAAAGGCGGATCAATTGCGAACAGCATGGGATACCAAGCTGCACCAAACAAAGCTTTTATTTATGACGCCTCATTTGTTAAACTTCGAGAAGTATCTATTACTTACAATTTTCCTAAAAGCATGTTCGAAAATACATTCATAAACTCGGCATCAGCAAGTTTAGTTGGTTCGAACTTATGGATAATTCATAAAAACCTACCATACGCAGACCCAGAAAGTGGACTATCATCAGGAAACAGCTCAAGAGGCTATTCAGTTGGATCACTTCCAACTACCAGAGATATTGGTTTTAACTTAACATTCAAATTTTAA
- a CDS encoding SusD/RagB family nutrient-binding outer membrane lipoprotein — MKKILYALGIMLLTVSCDDSSLTDLNVDAKNPSVVPPSTLFTNAEKNLTEQLVNTNVNRNIFRLVNQQWTETTYLDESNYNWVTRKISDNHWDRLYAGPLADLSQAKGFLEKDVISPTDPEFTQKSIVKKNQLILIDILMVYTYQILVDTFGDVPYSESLKGSGDYLPKYDKAVDIYKDLIVRLNKDIAGLDTSHSAFGSAEVIYKDDLTAWVKFANSIKLKLGINLKSSGLESSIADAAIISGAAGGFTSNADNAKLPYMLDLPNTNPLYVDMVFSGRNDFVVAKPFVDKLVALNDPRKTPYFRPTYKDTNAAGDLITVTGYRGGIVGAKNTQNRFTHASDKIKAPDFSGTLLDYAEVEFLLAEAVGRGVAVGGTIASHYNAAILASMEDWGVSSADANAYLAQPAVAYATATGTWQQKVGEQAWYALFNRGFEGWTSTRRLDFPVLTAPASADAAAEGKVPSRMAYPIREQTLNATNYNAASTSIGGDKLSTKIFWDK; from the coding sequence ATGAAAAAAATACTATATGCATTAGGAATCATGCTTCTCACAGTTTCATGTGACGACAGCAGCCTAACAGACTTAAATGTAGATGCAAAAAACCCTTCTGTAGTACCCCCTAGCACTTTATTTACAAATGCTGAAAAAAACTTAACAGAGCAACTTGTCAACACCAATGTAAACAGAAACATATTCAGACTAGTAAACCAACAATGGACTGAAACTACTTATTTGGATGAATCTAATTACAACTGGGTAACCCGTAAAATTTCAGACAATCACTGGGACAGACTTTATGCAGGGCCACTTGCCGATTTATCTCAGGCGAAAGGCTTCCTGGAAAAAGATGTAATCTCACCTACAGATCCTGAATTTACCCAAAAATCAATAGTTAAAAAGAATCAGTTGATCCTTATTGATATACTAATGGTTTATACCTACCAAATTTTAGTAGACACTTTTGGAGATGTTCCTTACTCAGAATCCCTAAAAGGATCGGGAGACTACCTCCCTAAATATGATAAAGCTGTAGACATCTACAAAGATTTAATTGTACGTTTAAACAAAGACATCGCCGGATTAGACACTTCGCATTCAGCTTTTGGTTCTGCTGAAGTTATCTACAAAGACGACCTGACTGCCTGGGTTAAATTTGCCAATAGCATCAAACTAAAATTAGGAATCAACTTAAAATCATCTGGTCTTGAGTCATCTATTGCAGACGCAGCAATCATCTCTGGTGCAGCGGGCGGATTTACATCAAATGCTGATAATGCGAAACTTCCTTATATGTTAGATCTTCCAAACACCAACCCACTCTATGTAGATATGGTATTTTCAGGAAGAAATGACTTTGTTGTAGCAAAGCCATTTGTAGACAAATTGGTCGCACTAAATGACCCAAGAAAAACACCTTATTTCAGACCAACTTATAAAGACACAAATGCTGCAGGCGACCTGATCACAGTAACCGGTTATAGAGGCGGAATTGTTGGAGCAAAAAACACACAAAACAGATTCACCCATGCAAGTGACAAAATTAAAGCTCCGGACTTTAGTGGTACTTTATTGGATTATGCCGAAGTAGAATTCTTATTAGCTGAAGCAGTAGGCAGAGGAGTTGCTGTTGGAGGCACCATAGCCTCACATTATAATGCAGCAATTCTGGCTTCTATGGAAGACTGGGGAGTTTCATCGGCAGATGCAAATGCTTATCTTGCTCAACCAGCCGTAGCTTACGCAACAGCTACAGGAACCTGGCAGCAAAAAGTAGGAGAACAAGCATGGTATGCATTGTTCAACAGAGGATTTGAAGGCTGGACATCAACAAGAAGATTAGACTTCCCTGTTCTAACCGCACCAGCAAGTGCAGACGCAGCAGCTGAAGGAAAGGTACCATCCAGAATGGCATACCCTATTAGAGAACAGACATTAAATGCAACAAATTACAATGCTGCATCAACTTCTATCGGAGGAGACAAACTAAGCACGAAGATTTTTTGGGATAAATAA